ACTCTCTTAATCCATCAACGGTATTCAAGTGTTCTTTTTTTATATAAAGATACAGAGGCCTTGCTAATATATATTTTCCCGATGATATATTTTCATAAGTTGGCTCAATTCCTGCAATTGTGCTTCCTTGTATTTTATCTTGGTTCCTCATCAAAAAGCTAAAACTAAATATTCCCAAAGCGTTCTTGTTGCTTTTCAACTTTTGTATTATTATGTTTTCATTAGCCCCAACTTCCTTATACCTTCCATCGTCCCTTATACTGCTACAAGCTTTCTTTCTTTCCTCCTGGTCTTCATAAGTCTCTTTGAAAATTCTTGAATTCATGCATGAGTATTGATCGAGCATAATAGAACTAATCAAAGTTTCGTACGTACCTGTATTTTGATGTGGACCATAAATTTCAATTTCTGTTTTTGGTAAGGCCTGGCTTACATCAGACCAAAGCTTCCTATTATTTTTTACCAGCTTACCACTCTCTTGAGAATATGCAGACAAAGTTTCAAATAAATCCTTTTTTGAGAAGTCAAATCTATGGCTTTGATTAGAATTTGCGATTACAACTCCATCATAACCAATAATGATCTCTATCATTTCATCAACTTTATTCCTTTTACATAGCTCCCTTTCTGCATTTTTTATAGAACGAGACGAAGCAGCAATATCTGGCGTGTCTTCCCCTGTCCCTGAGCAAAACATTTTGAACCCTGGCCCACTTCCTATTGATTCCACAACTGGAGTTTTAAAGGAGAATACACGGTTGAAATCCTCAGCTATAAATGAGATAAAAGGAAAAACAGTTGAAGACCCAACAATTCTGATATATTTCCTCGCATCAGCGTTTGACAGCGGCATGAACACTGTGAATATAAAAATCAAGAGAAAGCCTCTAAGCATCGTTTTTCGTTAAGAACATAAGTCTTAATTATTATAACAAAAGATCAAACTGAAAAGCCCTAATTTTTTCCTATGGTTAAATTTCTTGCATTACCTTTTACCATCTTGAAAAACCTAAGCTGTTATACACAGAAAGCAAATGTTACCCAACAGAAATGAAAAAACTACTTGACAACCTTCGCCGGTCCCCTTACAATAGAGCTGTGGGTGTTTTAGGCCTAAAATTTATCTTTAATCTTGTATTAAGTGACAAAAGCACAGTATAAAACAAGGCGTGTTATGTTTTATTTTTGCAGCATGGACACTGCATGTCTTTATAATTTTTTGTCTACATTAGCTGAACCTCGCTTACTAAGCGGTGTAAGAGAGAACCGGACGCCAAGTTTTTGAGAGAACAGTAAACAACTCACATTGCGGGGTTTCTTTTGTCTTTTTTTTAAATTAGTTAAAATCTTAACCAATCTTATTTTTTTCACAAAAAAATTGCTTGACAAGTTTCGACATTTCCCTTATCATAAGATTATGGGTATTTACAACCCCAAGGTCAGCTACTTGTCAAGCGTATAGAGCATTAACGCCAAGTTATTAAAATAGATATTGACCAGGGTTTCTTTTGCTTTTTTTCTCGCTTGGTAAATTTCTTAAGCATAAAGGTTATACCAATTTTCGTTATCAAACAAGATACATCATAAATTTGCTAATCGCAGGGAAACTTTTTAATTTGTCCTATTACCCTCTAGAAGATCTCTTAAACTATTAACCCAGCATCACCTCCCTTAACAGCACCACTTATTTGATCAGCTTTAATATCGTAAGGAACGCAGAACCGACAGCTTGACGAAAAGAGCTAAAAATAGGGATATTTTTCCTAACTCTATTTTTTATAGCAAACCACTGATGCTCAATTTTATTAATTCATTTGGGAACAATGGAGAATTCATGATAATTTTATATTGCAAATAGAATGAGCTTTTTATTATTAGAATCATTTTATTTGCAAAAAGTATTCTCAATTTTCTCTGAGTAGAGCCAGTTTTTGCAATCCCAACCTTTGGAATAAATGATTATCTTGTTCAGGTATTGGATTTTGAGCTGTAAGTAGCTTTTCACCGTAAAAAATTGAATTGGCGCCAGCAAGGAAACATAATGCTTGCAGTTCATCCGACATTTTCTCTCGCCCAGCTGATAAGCGGATGTAGGACTTTGGCATAATAATTCTGGCTATTGCGATAGTACGAACAAAATCAAACGGATCAACATCAGCCACATTCTCAAGAGGAGTTCCGGGAATTTTTATCAGCATATTAATTGGTACTGATTCTGGAGGATCGTTCAAATTCGCAAGAAGAACTAACATTTTTATTCGATCTTCATTAGTCTCACCCATGCCAAGAATTCCGCCACAACAGACCTTAATGCCAGATGCGCGTACACATTCCAATGTCTCCAAGCGATCCTGAAAAGTACGTGTAGTTATGACCTTATTATAATATTCTTCGGATGTATCAATATTATGGTTATAAAAATCTAAGCCGGCTTCCTTTAGCATATTAGCTTGATAATCTTTAACAACCCAAGAGTCACACACGTTTCAAGACCCAACTTCTTCACTTCCCTAATCATTTCGCAAACAACTTTTAAATCTTGATCACGTGGACCACGCCAAGCTGCTCCCATACAGAAACGAGTACTTCCAGCCTCTTTTGCACATTTTGCTGCTTCAATTACCTCGGCAATTTCTAACAAAGGCTTTTTCTGCAAACCAGTGTTATAGTGTGCTGATTGGGGACAGTAGGAACAATTTTCCGGGCAGCTACCTGTTTTAATACTCAAAAGCGTACTAATTTGCACTTCACTAGGATTAAACTGCTTTCTATGTTCTGTTTGTGCTATATAAATTAGCTCAGGAAACGGAAGATTA
This portion of the Wolbachia endosymbiont of Ctenocephalides felis wCfeF genome encodes:
- a CDS encoding Phosphate-binding protein PstS produces the protein MLRGFLLIFIFTVFMPLSNADARKYIRIVGSSTVFPFISFIAEDFNRVFSFKTPVVESIGSGPGFKMFCSGTGEDTPDIAASSRSIKNAERELCKRNKVDEMIEIIIGYDGVVIANSNQSHRFDFSKKDLFETLSAYSQESGKLVKNNRKLWSDVSQALPKTEIEIYGPHQNTGTYETLISSIMLDQYSCMNSRIFKETYEDQEERKKACSSIRDDGRYKEVGANENIIIQKLKSNKNALGIFSFSFLMRNQDKIQGSTIAGIEPTYENISSGKYILARPLYLYIKKEHLNTVDGLREFIREVIDSISTEDGYLSKLGLIPLSSEDIKKVSAKVHDIV
- a CDS encoding Biotin synthase; the encoded protein is MCDSWVVKDYQANMLKEAGLDFYNHNIDTSEEYYNKVITTRTFQDRLETLECVRASGIKVCCGGILGMGETNEDRIKMLVLLANLNDPPESVPINMLIKIPGTPLENVADVDPFDFVRTIAIARIIMPKSYIRLSAGREKMSDELQALCFLAGANSIFYGEKLLTAQNPIPEQDNHLFQRLGLQKLALLREN
- a CDS encoding Biotin synthase, with translation MTEEWTFAKADQIFNLPFPELIYIAQTEHRKQFNPSEVQISTLLSIKTGSCPENCSYCPQSAHYNTGLQKKPLLEIAEVIEAAKCAKEAGSTRFCMGAAWRGPRDQDLKVVCEMIREVKKLGLETCVTLGLLKIIKLIC